A single window of Aspergillus puulaauensis MK2 DNA, chromosome 5, nearly complete sequence DNA harbors:
- a CDS encoding uncharacterized protein (COG:K,L;~EggNog:ENOG410PISK;~InterPro:IPR038718,IPR000330,IPR027417,IPR001650, IPR014001;~PFAM:PF00176,PF00270,PF00271;~go_function: GO:0005524 - ATP binding [Evidence IEA]): MASHAHMLLNPRAYKKQISKNGQQNMNHQQRGAASPAAPQSVAHHLLSPQRPPSAHSASPMRSQYPSSTGSTSASSSPQPPSTMMPDLDFQFTNTSDIDFSDGKRSVDLVDLDDDAGLRHGSLIENMYGVERRTGTPYKRIKIDNDNNEKTKRGPIAGNTGLGEYMKENDGDTLSSTAITPDVVDLTLDASANNNDDDDLQVTGSNNLSVQRVCYGKLENATIQASLIPMPAPQTILGDSSYWPSMKLGVLRQAGQGHNRIEVSDPHEKVFGVVDSKTAAVIVPLLDSPALKVEITARLDLRKKLPQEVPWSPCSSSFRASINLYGLRQDAERVGNYLGQHNVWLATPFSVEQGVPVFNPHAERRRLQPNWTPTGAQRNRTQVNYEVRSAEEVTDAVMKMFDQLQSADNIPEMEPPSLVTTSLLRHQKQALWFMTEKERPRKFGPNEEDNNSLWRLEHRANGAKIFREVISGTTVDQEPPQSLGGLLADMMGLGKTLSILSLVVSTLTEAQEWANMIPSPELVKSRPGIRNTKTTLLVVPLSTVNNWVTQIKEHLQADAVSSYVFHGSSRTTSVDELSKYDLVITTYSIVLSELSGRGSKRAGASPLTKMNMFRIVLDEAHTIREQSAAQTQAIFRLYSQRRWSVTGTPIQNRLEDLLSVTKFLGLYPYDDRGRFGMHILSRFKTGDATVLASLRVLVDSFTLRRVKDKIDLPPRHDKIVMLDFSEPEKQLHEFFRKESNVMMRVIAGEDKTQMKGRMYHHILKAMMILRQISAHGKELLDSDERARIKGLSVHDAIDLEEGPSEGAGATDKKAYEMFTLMQESSADTCALCSRRLEEPNTETNGASNPGKTDTMAIVLPCLDVLCAECFSSWKQAFDNQVGGPGSFDIKCNVCDGWIPASYSKITANGLQEYVMEQARAKQSRKQAKVLGEYEGPHTKTNALLSHLLSTAEESAQLPESEPPLKSVVFSAWTSHLDLIEIALRDRGLTGYTRLDGTMTLAARNKALDTFRDDKNITILLATIGAGGVGLNLTAASHVYVMEPQYNPAAVAQAIDRVHRLGQNREVTTVQFIMKESIEEKIAELAKKKQQLADLSLNRGKLDKSEVQEKRMREYRTLFK, from the exons ATGGCCTCTCACGCTCATATGCTTCTCAACCCGAGGGCTTATAAAAAACAAATTTCCAAGAATG GGCAGCAAAACATGAACCATCAGCAGCGCGGCGCCGCATCGCCTGCTGCGCCGCAATCTGTCGCACACCATCTGCTAAGTCCGCAACGTCCACCTTCCGCTCATAGCGCGAGCCCGATGCGCTCCCAGTACCCTTCGTCGACTGGTTCGACGAGCGCCAGTTCCTCTCCGCAACCACCGAGTACCATGATGCCGGACCTTGACTTTCAGTTTACGAATACATCCGATATAGACTTCAGTGACGGCAAACGGAGCGTGGATTTGGTAgatctggatgatgatgccggCCTGAGGCACGGCAGCCTAATCGAAAACATGTATGGGGTGGAACGACGGACTGGGACGCCTTACAAGCGCATCAAAATAGATAACGATAATAATGAGAAAACGAAGCGAGGACCTATTGCGGGCAATACTGGCCTAGGGGAATATATGAAAGAAAACGACGGGGACACACTCAGTTCCACTGCGATAACGCCAGACGTTGTCGATCTGACCCTTG ATGCATCGGCGAATAataacgacgacgacgatctTCAAGTTACTGGATCCAACAATCTGAGTGTTCAGAGAGTGTGTTATGGAAAGTTGGAAAATGCGACAATCCAGGCGTCGTTGATTCCTATGCCGGCGCCGCAGACAATTCTAGGAGACTCCTCATACTGGCCATCGATGAAGCTGGGAGTTCTCCGACAAGCGGGCCAGGGACACAATCGAATTGAGGTTTCGGATCCGCATGAGAAAGTTTTTGGTGTTGTCGACTCAAAGACTGCTGCGGTGATTGTACCCCTCCTGGACTCCCCAGCTTTGAAGGTGGAAATTACTGCTCGTCTGGATTTGCGCAAAAAGCTACCTCAAGAAGTGCCATGGAGTCCTTGCTCCTCAAGCTTTCGAGCATCAATTAATCTATATGGTCTCCGCCAGGATGCGGAGAGGGTTGGCAATTATCTTGGTCAACACAACGTTTGGCTTGCCACCCCATTTTCGGTTGAGCAAGGTGTCCCTGTTTTTAACCCACACGCCGAGAGAAGGCGCCTGCAGCCGAACTGGACACCGACAGGAGCACAGCGGAATCGGACACAGGTCAACTATGAAGTCCGGTCGGCCGAGGAAGTGACCGACGCGGTTATGAAGATGTTTGATCAACTTCAAAGTGCCGATAACATTCCTGAAATGGAACCCCCATCACTTGTTACAACGTCATTGCTCCGGCACCAGAAGCAAGCTTTGTGGTTTATGACTGAGAAAGAACGTCCTCGCAAATTTGGACCTAACGAGGAGGATAACAATTCTCTCTGGAGGCTAGAACATCGTGCCAATGGGGCCAAGATATTCCGAGAAGTTATTAGCGGCACAACTGTTGATCAGGAGCCACCGCAAAGTTTAGGGGGGTTGCTGGCCGATATGATGGGTCTGGGAAAGACCCTAAGCATCCTGTCTTTGGTTGTTTCCACGCTCACGGAGGCTCAGGAGTGGGCAAACATGATCCCGTCGCCGGAGCTGGTGAAGAGCCGGCCGGGTATTCGGAACACGAAGACAACCCTTCTTGTGGTCCCTCTGAGCACCGTCAATAACTGGGTTACGCAAATTAAGGAGCATTTGCAGGCAGACGCAGTTTCGTCATACGTTTTTCATGGTTCTTCCCGAACTACCAGTGTTGACGAGCTTTCCAAATACGACTTGGTGATTACAACGTACAGCATTGTCCTTAGCGAACTTTCCGGTCGCGGCTCGAAGCGGGCAGGAGCCAGCCCATTAACAAAAATGAATATGTTCCGTATTGTGTTGGATGAGGCCCACACCATTCGAGAGCAGAGCGCGGCTCAAACACAGGCAATATTCAGGTTGTACTCCCAGCGGCGCTGGTCAGTAACGGGCACTCCGATACAAAACCGATTAGAAGATCTTCTCTCTGTTACCAAGTTTTTGGGTCTTTACCCGTATGACGACAGGGGCCGATTCGGCATGCACATTTTGAGCAGGTTCAAGACAGGAGATGCCACGGTACTTGCTAGTCTGCGTGTCCTGGTCGATTCATTCACCCTCCGGCGTGTTAAGGACAAGATTGATCTGCCGCCACGACATGATAAAATTGTGATGCTCGACTTCAGCGAGCCCGAGAAACAGTTGCACGAATTCTTCCGGAAAGAATCGAACGTCATGATGCGGGTAATTGCTGGCGAAGACAAGACCCAGATGAAGGGACGAATGTATCATCATATCTTGAAGGCTATGATGATCCTCCGTCAGATCAGTGCTCATGGTAAGGAGTTGCTCGATAGCGATGAGCGAGCGCGGATCAAGGGGCTGAGCGTGCATGATGCTATTGACCTTGAGGAGGGCCCTAGCGAAGGCGCGGGTGCGACTGACAAGAAGGCGTACGAAATGTTCACCCTGATGCAAGAGTCATCCGCGGACACATGTGCCCTTTGCAGTAGGCGCTTGGAGGAACCAAATACCGAGACAAACGGGGCTTCCAACCCCGGAAAGACCGATACAATGGCCATTGTGCTTCCTTGTTTGGATGTTTTGTGTGCGGAGTGTTTTTCATCCTGGAAGCAAGCATTCGATAATCAAGTAGGAGGCCCGGGCTCTTTCGATATAAAGTGCAATGTCTGCGATGGCTGGATCCCGGCTTCGTACTCGAAAATAACAGCAAATGGCCTACAGGAGTACGTGATGGAACAGGCTCGAGCAAAGCAGAGCCGAAAGCAAGCAAAAGTTCTAGGCGAGTACGAAGGCCCGCACACGAAGACCAACGCCCTCCTTTCACATCTCCTATCGACGGCAGAGGAGAGCGCGCAACTTCCCGAGAGCGAGCCACCACTTAAAAGCGTGGTATTTTCCGCATGGACATCGCATTTGGACCTGATTGAGATTGCGCTCCGAGATCGAGGACTGACAGGATATACGCGGCTCGACGGAACAATGACACTAGCAGCGCGTAACAAGGCGCTAGATACTTTCCGCGACGACAAAAACATAACAATTCTTTTGGCA
- the LSB6 gene encoding 1-phosphatidylinositol 4-kinase LSB6 (COG:T;~EggNog:ENOG410PFJI;~InterPro:IPR018936,IPR039756,IPR000403;~PFAM:PF00454;~go_function: GO:0004430 - 1-phosphatidylinositol 4-kinase activity [Evidence IEA];~go_function: GO:0016301 - kinase activity [Evidence IEA]), translating into MPKNNRPATSGYARLAQEEEERHNDPYEYSDDDDLYNTSSTANPYGTQYEPISTRASMPPGSGTPPEHRRRSSGHHRRGRRNSAVDIKAINARLERWAEEFASKFKIHRVKGKTLEEEKLEIYHSVFQPPPGIQPITAEELDSEEAETATRKARDGFEEVVESVRLAIELGVHPRMISQGSSGSYFARNGQGKVVGVFKPKDEEPYASRNPKWTKWIHRNLFPCFFGRACLIPNLSYVSEAAAYVLDSRLRTNMVPYTDIVWLSSKSFYYDFWDRRKAWMGKKALPHKAGSFQVFLRGYRDANLFLREHPWPDQTNTGFRAEDAPRRKKRPWNEACRPSGMQSDDEDEEDDMEDYARTPSPQEENQERRFYWTETLKQSFREELEKLVILDYIMRNTDRGLDNWMIKIDWKTEDVSIVTEPPKQNQNENQQDDDDYLVPPRPVSVNSDKPRSPSYPYRRHETMQAVSRTGTPLNSQEAPATIQIGAIDNSLSWPWKHPDAWRSFPFGWLFLPVSLIGQPFSKRTRDHFLPLLTSTAWWSGTQMALRRVFSQDDDFKESMFARQIAVMKGQAWNVVETLKHSDHGPLELTRRTRVCVWDDLVDVPVAIPLRGPSTEAQRRKVRTYDDRYDADNEEMDIGAAMADQDLMGLASPPSDLPNPNRFELNRAHGSQDSGRPQTASTTDYGFSRGSTDASSSRKNGGGNWPSLPPRPGNKHQKHSSLSSARGQIIWSSDDLEGDLGYAAAEGMEGNQRKVIVERLEAVKSKNPVFTWC; encoded by the exons ATGCCGAAGAATAATCGACCTGCGACGTCTGGTTATGCCCGTTTGGCccaagaggaggaggagagacaTAACGATCCCTACGAATATTCGGATGACGATGACTTGTACAACACTTCCAGCACGGCAAATCCCTATGGTACACAATATGAACCCATTTCGACTCGAGCCTCGATGCCGCCCGGGTCGGGGACGCCCCCAGAACACCGACGGAGATCGAGCGGGCACCACCGTCGAGGGCGGCGCAACTCGGCAGTGGATATTAAAGCGATAAATGCACGTCTCGAGCGCTGGGCGGAGGAATTTGCCTCGAAATTCAAGATCCACCGTGTGAAAGGAAAGAcactggaggaggagaagctggaaatCTATCACTCTGTTTTCCAGCCTCCGCCTGGTATCCAACCGATTACGGCAGAGGAGCTGGACTCAGAGGAGGCCGAAACTGCTACAAGGAAGGCTCGAGATGGGttcgaggaggttgtggagAGTGTGCGGTTGGCCATAGAACTGGGGGTTCACCCGCGCATGATTTCCCAAGGCAGTTCGGGGAGTTACTTTGCGCGCAATGGTCAAGGCAAAGTTGTCGGCGTTTTCAAACCCAAGGATGAAGAGCCCTATGCCTCACGCAATCCCAAATGGACCAAGTGGATACATCGGAATCTATTCCCTTGTTTCTTTGGCCGTGCCTGCTTGATTCCTAACCTCTCCTACGTGTCCGAAGCCGCCGCCTATGTGCTCGACTCTCGTCTCCGTACCAACATGGTCCCTTACACCGATATAGTGTGGCTGTCTTCCAAGTCGTTTTATTACGATTTCTGGGATCGAAGAAAGGCCTGGATGGGCAAGAAAGCGCTCCCTCATAAGGCGGGCAGTTTTCAGGTTTTCCTTAGGGGCTACAGAGATGCCAATCTCTTCCTCCGAGAGCACCCGTGGCCCGACCAGACGAATACCGGTTTCCGTGCCGAGGACGCGCCGAGACGCAAGAAACGACCTTGGAATGAGGCTTGCCGACCGTCTGGGATGCAgtccgacgatgaagacgaggaagatgacaTGGAAGACTATGCTCGCACGCCGTCCCCACaagaagaaaaccaggaaCGGCGGTTTTACTGGACCGAAACCCTCAAACAATCTTTCcgagaagagctggaaaaaCTAGTTATTCTGGACTACATCATGCGGAATACGGATCGTGGTCTGGACAACTGGATGATCAAGATTGATTGGAAGACGGAGGATGTCTCGATCGTTACAGAGCCTCCTAAGCAAAACCAAAACGAAAACCAACAGGACGACGACGATTATTTGGTACCACCACGCCCGGTTTCGGTGAACTCGGACAAACCGCGCTCTCCTTCATACCCATATCGACGACACGAGACGATGCAGGCTGTAAGCCGCACGGGAACGCCCTTGAATTCCCAGGAGGCCCCGGCGACTATCCAGATTGGCGCCATCGACAATAGCTtgtcatggccatggaaacATCCCGATGCT TGGCGTAGTTTCCCTTTTGGCTGGTTGTTTTTACCGGTTTCTCTCATCGGGCAGCCATTCTCTAAGAGAACTCGAGACCATTTCCTGCCACTATTAACCTCGACCGCCTGGTGGAGTGGCACGCAGATGGCTTTGCGACGTGTGTTTTCGCAGGACGATGATTTCAAGGAAAGCATGTTTGCGAGACAGATTGCCGTCATGAAGGGCCAAGCGTGGAACGTAGTGGAAACACTAAAACACTCTGATCATGGCCCGCTTGAGCTTACGCGGAGAACCCGCGTTTGTGTTTGGGACGACCTGGTAGATGTCCCTGTTGCCATCCCTCTTCGTGGGCCGTCAACGGAGGCCCAGCGACGTAAAGTCAGAACTTACGACGACCGCTACGACGCCGACAACGAAGAAATGGATATTGGCGCTGCTATGGCTGACCAAGACTTGATGGGACTTGCTTCCCCCCCGAGCGACCTTCCCAACCCAAATCGGTTCGAACTCAACCGAGCCCATGGATCTCAGGATTCTGGACGCCCTCAAACTGCTAGCACCACAGACTATGGGTTTAGCCGCGGCAGTACCGATGCATCTAGTTCAAGGAAGAATGGTGGCGGAAACTGGCCGTCACTTCCACCCCGACCTGGTAACAAACATCAGAAACACAGCTCCCTCTCCAGCGCACGAGGTCAAATAATCTGGAGCAGTGACGATTTGGAAGGCGACCTCGGTTATGCGGCCGCCGAGGGCATGGAAGGAAACCAGCGCAAAGTCATCGTTGAACGATTAGAGGCTGTCAAGAGTAAAAACCCTGTTTTTACGTGGTGCTAA
- a CDS encoding putative FAD monooxygenase (COG:C,H;~EggNog:ENOG410PG2K;~InterPro:IPR036188,IPR002938,IPR036249,IPR038220, IPR012941;~PFAM:PF07976,PF01494;~go_function: GO:0071949 - FAD binding [Evidence IEA]) yields MGSTGDDESYVDVLVVGAGPAGLMMAAWLAKCGVKTRIVDKRGTKVFNGQADGLQCRTLEIFDSFGFGDRAWKEANHMLEICLWNPDSNGKIQRSARIPDTIPGISRFQQVVLHQGRIERFFLDHMESCDGLRVERGVLPTKLELDESLVDSSDAYPITVHLRHLSEVEATPQQTGTSVNGSAIQDGLFRSNLSADDTAEIIRASALDAKANTEEVVKAKYMLGADGAHSWVRQQLGFALEGESTDYIWGVLDIVPITDFPDIRMRCAIHSVDSGSVMVIPRENKLVRLYIQLTTAVYNGGKRADRSKIDPAVILGAAQKIMAPYKISYRRLDWWTAYQIGQRVGTQFSAHERIFLAGDAVHTHSPKAGQGMNVSMQDSYNLGWKIASVVKGHSHRSILKTYEMERRKIAQDLIAFDHRFSRLFSGRPARDIMDEEGISMDSFKEAFEKGNLFASGIAVDYCSSVIVAKETESNPVVSVQELAPEVKLGKRMPSVKVLSQADARPWHIQERLPSNGRWRVMVFAGDVTKQPQKEKIERLGAALGSKGSFLQCYKPAGARYDSVIEVLTVHAGPRDAVDIFDFPEVFRPYDEIEGWDYEKIFVDDLSYHEGHGQLYETFGIDPDKGCLVVLRPDQYVSYVGPLEDYDAVDRFFSGFMIAQNAH; encoded by the exons ATGGGTTCTACTGGTGACGACGAATCCTACGTCGATGTGCTGGTTGTCGGTGCCGGGCCTGCTGGCCTGATGATGGCGGCTTGGCTGGCGAAATGCGGAGTGAAAACTAGAATCGTCGATAAAAGAGGGACCAAA GTTTTCAACGGCCAGGCAGACGGTTTACAATGCCGGACCCTGGAGATTTTCGATtcctttggctttggtgacCGTGcctggaaggaggcgaaCCATATGCTCGAAATCTGCCTTTGGAACCCAGACTCGAACGGGAAAATCCAGCGCAGCGCCCGGATCCCTGACACCATCCCAGGGATCAGTCGATTCCAACAGGTTGTCCTTCACCAAGGTAGGATTgagcgcttcttcctcgatcATATGGAGAGCTGTGACGGCCTGCGCGTGGAGCGCGGCGTATTGCCTACAAAGCTGGAACTCGACGAATCTCTCGTTGATTCATCAGATGCTTATCCGATCACCGTacatcttcgccatctctCGGAGGTTGAAGCAACCCCACAACAAACGGGGACATCTGTTAATGGCTCAGCTATTCAGGACGGTCTTTTCCGGAGCAATCTCTCCGCTGACGATACAGCGGAAATCATTAGGGCTAGCGCGCTGGACGCAAAGGCCAATACGGAGGAAGTTGTCAAAGCCAAGTACATGCTAGGTGCGGATGGGGCACACTCATGGGTGCGCCAGCAGCTTGGATTTGCCCTCGAGGGAGAATCCACCGATTACATTTGGGGTGTCTTAGATATCGTGCCTATTACCGATTTCCCGGATATCCGCATGCGCTGCGCTATTCATTCTGTGGATTCGGGTAGCGTCATGGTCATCCCCCGGGAGAACAAGCTCGTGCGGTTGTACATCCAGCTGACGACAGCGGTATACAATGGCGGCAAAAGGGCTGATAGGTCCAAGATTGACCCCGCCGTTATTTTGGGCGCTGCCCAGAAGATTATGGCGCCATATAAGATCTCATACCGCAGGCTGGACTGGTGGACAGCTTATCAGATTGGACAGCGCGTGGGTACCCAGTTCTCTGCTCATGAGCGCATTTTCCTTGCGGGAGACGCTGTCCACACACATAG TCCCAAGGCCGGCCAGGGTATGAACGTGAGCATGCAAGACT CGTATAACCTTGGATGGAAAATTGCAAGCGTTGTCAAAGGCCATTCCCATCGCTCCATCCTCAAGACATACGAAatggagagaaggaaaattGCTCAGGATCTCATTGCGTTTGACCACCGATTTTCTAGACTGTTCTCTGGTCGCCCTGCCCGCGACatcatggacgaggagggaatCAGCATGGATTCCTTCAAAGAGGCATTCGAGAAAGGTAACCTATTTGCCAGTGGTATTG CTGTCGATTACTGCTCGAGTGTGATCGTTGCGAAAGAAACAGAATCGAACCCTGTAGTCAGTGTACAAGAGCTTGCACCGGAGGTCAAGCTGGGCAAGAGAATGCCTAGCGTGAAGGTCCTGAGCCAGGCCGATGCGCGCCCCTGGCATATCCAGGAACGACTGCCTAGTAACGGGCGCTGGCGCGTCATGGTGTTTGCCGGCGATGTGACCAAGCAGCCCCAGAAGGAGAAAATTGAGCGACTAGGAGCTGCACTTGGAAGCAAAGGATCGTTCCTGCAGTGCTACAAACCAGCGGGAGCGCGCTACGACTCCGTCATCGAGGTTCTCACGGTGCATGCCGGGCCACGCGATGCGGTGGACATCTTTGATTTCCCCGAGGTGTTTCGTCCGTACGATGAAATTGAGGGCTGGGACTACGAAAAGATATTCGTGGATGACCTCTCCTACCACGAGGGCCATGGGCAACTGTACGAGACTTTCGGGATAGACCCGGACAAGGGATGTCTCGTTGTCCTGCGGCCGGACCAGTATGTCTCGTACGTTGGACCCTTGGAGGATTATGACGCGGTGGATCGATTCTTCTCTGGTTTCATGATTGCACAGAATGCGCACTAG